A region from the Lycium barbarum isolate Lr01 chromosome 8, ASM1917538v2, whole genome shotgun sequence genome encodes:
- the LOC132605026 gene encoding transcription factor FER-LIKE IRON DEFICIENCY-INDUCED TRANSCRIPTION FACTOR-like: MENNVNDIGLINFLDEANFEQFIDLIRGENADPIVKFCPTYDCEHITSCFEASSMDFYDWNATSMPDPISLYTSLPGEVKFHQDEDGDEDEEEEGEDNDCGESSATTTTTATRVTPGTPTKKCTRIDRSRTLISERKRRGRMKEKLYALRSLVPNITKMDKASIIGDAILYVQGLQTKAKKLKVEIADFETSLNGRNNNQGGQFQNAKKMNFTSYYPAIKKITKMDVSQVEEKGFYVRLVCKKGRQIAASLFKALESLTGFNVQNSNLATSTDDYILTFTLNVRECEVDINFGNLKLWIASAFLNQGFDFETSPLT, translated from the exons ATGGAAAATAATGTTAATGATATCGGGCTCATTAATTTCTTGGACGAGGCTAATTTTGAGCAATTCATTGATCTCATTAGGGGTGAAAATGCTGACCCTATTGTAAAGTTTTGCCCAACTTATGATTGTGAACACATTACAAGTTGTTTTGAGGCCTCATCGATGGATTTCTATGATTGGAATGCTACAAGCATGCCTGATCCTATTTCACTGTATACTTCCCTTCCTGGAGAAGTTAAGTTCCACCAAGATGAGGACGGGGATGAGGATGAGGAAGAGGAAGGGGAAGACAATGATTGTGGTGAAtcttcggccacaacaactaccaCGGCCACAAGGGTGACACCGGGAACGCCAACGAAGAAATGCACGAGGATTGACCGGTCGAGAACTTTGATTTCCGAGCGGAAAAGGAGAGGAAGAATGAAGGAGAAGCTTTATGCTTTGCGATCATTGGTTCCTAATATCACAAAG ATGGATAAAGCCTCTATAATTGGAGATGCAATACTATACGTACAAGGGTTGCAAACGAAAGCCAAGAAACTAAAAGTAGAAATAGCAGATTTTGAGACATCACTCAACGGAAGGAACAATAATCAAGGTGGACAATTTCAAAATGCCAAGAAAATGAATTTCACGAGCTATTATCCAGCAATCAAGAAAATAACAAAG ATGGATGTTTCTCAAGTAGAAGAAAAAGGATTTTACGTGAGATTAGTTTGCAAAAAAGGGCGACAAATTGCAGCTTCTCTTTTCAAAGCTCTTGAGTCTCTCACTGGATTCAATGTTCAAAATTCCAACTTGGCTACTTCTACCGATGATTATATTTTGACGTTCACTCTTAAT GTTAGAGAATGTGAGGTGGACATAAACTTTGGCAATTTGAAGCTATGGATAGCTAGTGCTTTTCTTAATCAAGGTTTTGACTTCGAGACATCTCCATTGACCTAA